The following proteins come from a genomic window of Candidatus Methylomirabilota bacterium:
- a CDS encoding DsrE family protein, with protein LTAPLSEPAPVVVIISADPRTSHRAFEAMRIGIGIVAGENPVTFVLTGGAAHLLAADTDELVDGDDIAKFRATLRALGVPFHVETSAIPPGADWNEEGHEIRPVTVEEIAGLLRAARRSLVF; from the coding sequence GCTCACCGCGCCATTGAGCGAACCGGCTCCCGTCGTCGTCATCATCTCGGCCGATCCGCGTACGTCCCACCGCGCCTTCGAGGCCATGCGCATCGGCATCGGCATCGTGGCCGGCGAGAATCCCGTGACGTTCGTGCTCACCGGCGGCGCCGCGCACCTGCTCGCCGCCGATACCGACGAATTGGTGGACGGCGATGACATCGCCAAGTTCCGGGCCACCCTCCGCGCGCTCGGCGTACCGTTCCACGTGGAGACCTCGGCCATCCCCCCTGGGGCGGACTGGAACGAAGAGGGCCACGAGATCAGGCCCGTCACCGTCGAGGAGATCGCCGGCCTGCTCCGCGCGGCGCGGCGGTCCCTCGTCTTCTGA
- the iscX gene encoding Fe-S cluster assembly protein IscX has translation MTITWRDAEDIGIALMEKYPEIDPLTVRFTDLHRLVTELAGFTDDPKASNEKILEAIQMAWLDEYRNR, from the coding sequence ATGACGATCACGTGGCGGGACGCCGAAGACATCGGGATCGCCCTGATGGAGAAGTATCCGGAGATCGATCCGCTGACCGTCCGCTTCACCGACCTGCACCGCCTCGTCACGGAGCTGGCGGGGTTCACGGACGATCCCAAGGCCTCCAATGAGAAGATCCTGGAGGCCATCCAGATGGCCTGGCTCGACGAGTACCGCAACCGATGA
- a CDS encoding 2Fe-2S iron-sulfur cluster-binding protein has product MAVHRVTFLPLNKTVEVDDEKYPLADHGKPGSLLDIALAHGIHLEHNCGGSCACTTCHVVVKEGEANLSKMEGDEEDRLDMAEGLTIHSRLGCQCVVQGDVVVAIPE; this is encoded by the coding sequence ATGGCAGTGCACAGGGTGACGTTTCTTCCGCTCAACAAGACCGTCGAGGTGGACGACGAGAAGTATCCGCTCGCCGATCACGGCAAGCCCGGCTCGCTCCTCGATATCGCGCTTGCGCATGGGATCCACCTCGAGCACAACTGCGGCGGCAGCTGCGCGTGCACGACGTGTCACGTCGTCGTCAAGGAGGGCGAGGCGAACCTGTCGAAGATGGAGGGCGACGAGGAGGACCGACTGGACATGGCCGAGGGCCTCACGATCCACTCGCGCCTGGGCTGCCAGTGCGTGGTGCAGGGCGACGTCGTGGTGGCGATTCCGGAATGA
- the dnaK gene encoding molecular chaperone DnaK: MSRIIGIDLGTTNSLVGYVDEKAGLPRVIPDAEGKTLLPSVVSFTPGGILVGEAAKRQLVRRPGSTVYSVKRFMGRGYEDVKDELCYFPFRVCEGEGIVRLQINDREVTPPEVSAIILKSLRERAEAYFGEPVEKAVITVPAYFNDSQRQATRDAGRIAGLDVVRIVNEPTAASLAYGLQKLHEGVIAVYDLGGGTFDISILRVHAGIFEVLATNGNTHLGGDDFDRAIVLWLLDDVRERHGVYLGRDAEAMQELRLAAEAAKIRLSTVDRTRLTIPFEAFTYHRDIARADLERLIGPLVERTLGPCRSALADTGLAASDIEHVVLVGGSTRVPLVRRKVEALFGKTPHSQLNPDEVVALGAAVQAQILAGGITDMLLLDVTPLSLGIETLGGIVSILIPRNTTIPTSAREMFTTSVDGQTVVDMHVLQGERELAKDCRSLARFELRGIDPMPAGMPKIEVAFLIDANGILQVTAKELRTGKAAAIEVRPTYGLSDTDVERMVEESFEYAEADVEARMLIEVRNEADTVMTHVRRALGQGGSLVAPDERQRIEAALAELEHARDTEDRDRIRDKTTELNRVTEHLAELMMDTALRGALESRRAAELMEPK, from the coding sequence ATGTCGCGCATCATCGGCATTGACCTCGGCACCACCAATAGCCTCGTCGGCTACGTCGACGAGAAGGCGGGACTGCCGCGCGTGATCCCCGACGCCGAGGGGAAGACGCTTCTGCCCTCGGTGGTGAGCTTTACGCCCGGCGGCATCCTGGTGGGCGAGGCTGCCAAGCGACAGCTCGTGCGGCGCCCGGGCTCGACCGTGTACTCGGTCAAGCGGTTCATGGGACGCGGGTACGAGGACGTGAAGGACGAGCTGTGCTACTTCCCCTTCCGCGTGTGCGAGGGTGAAGGCATCGTGCGACTTCAGATTAACGACCGCGAGGTGACGCCGCCGGAAGTCTCCGCGATCATCTTGAAATCGCTGCGCGAGCGCGCCGAGGCGTACTTCGGTGAGCCCGTGGAGAAGGCCGTCATCACGGTCCCCGCCTACTTCAACGACAGCCAGCGCCAGGCCACGCGGGATGCCGGGCGCATCGCCGGTCTCGACGTCGTGCGCATCGTGAACGAGCCGACGGCGGCGTCGCTGGCGTACGGCCTCCAGAAGCTCCACGAAGGCGTGATCGCGGTCTACGATCTCGGCGGCGGGACGTTCGACATCTCCATTCTCCGCGTGCACGCCGGCATCTTCGAGGTACTCGCGACCAACGGCAATACCCACCTCGGCGGAGACGACTTCGACCGGGCCATCGTGCTGTGGCTGCTCGACGACGTCCGCGAGCGCCACGGCGTGTACCTCGGTCGAGACGCCGAGGCCATGCAGGAGCTACGGCTGGCGGCGGAGGCCGCCAAGATCCGGCTCTCCACCGTGGACCGCACGCGTCTCACCATCCCGTTCGAGGCGTTCACCTATCACCGTGACATCGCGCGCGCGGATCTCGAGCGACTGATCGGACCGCTGGTCGAGCGGACCCTCGGCCCGTGCCGCTCGGCGCTGGCCGACACCGGCCTCGCGGCGTCGGACATCGAGCATGTGGTCCTGGTAGGGGGCTCGACGCGCGTCCCGCTCGTGCGACGGAAAGTGGAAGCGCTGTTCGGCAAGACGCCGCACAGCCAGCTCAATCCCGACGAGGTCGTTGCGCTGGGCGCGGCCGTGCAGGCCCAGATCCTGGCCGGGGGCATCACCGACATGTTGTTGCTGGACGTCACGCCGCTCTCGCTGGGGATCGAGACGCTGGGCGGGATCGTCAGCATCTTGATCCCCCGCAACACGACGATCCCCACCAGCGCGCGCGAGATGTTCACGACCTCGGTCGACGGGCAGACGGTCGTCGACATGCACGTGCTGCAGGGCGAGCGGGAGCTCGCCAAGGACTGCCGCTCGCTGGCGCGTTTCGAGCTGCGCGGCATCGACCCCATGCCGGCGGGGATGCCGAAGATCGAGGTGGCCTTCCTCATCGACGCTAACGGCATCCTGCAGGTCACGGCCAAGGAGCTGCGGACCGGGAAGGCCGCGGCCATCGAGGTGCGCCCGACCTACGGTCTCAGCGACACCGACGTGGAGCGGATGGTCGAGGAATCGTTCGAGTACGCCGAGGCGGACGTCGAGGCGCGTATGCTCATCGAGGTGCGCAACGAGGCGGACACGGTGATGACCCACGTCCGCCGTGCGCTCGGGCAGGGCGGCTCATTGGTCGCTCCCGACGAGCGTCAGCGGATCGAAGCCGCGCTCGCCGAGCTCGAGCACGCGCGCGACACCGAAGACCGTGATCGGATCCGGGACAAGACGACCGAACTGAACCGGGTCACCGAGCATCTCGCCGAGCTGATGATGGACACGGCGCTCCGTGGCGCGCTGGAAAGCCGGCGTGCCGCAGAGCTGATGGAGCCGAAGTAA
- the hscB gene encoding Fe-S protein assembly co-chaperone HscB, whose product MSYFEVFGLPRRLGIDVAELQRQFYELSRRYHPDFHAGAPPDEQASALDASARLNAAYRTLRDPVARIEYLVRLEEGRETKEGAAVKAQASPALLEEMFEIQEALAQAKAGGLDDGTRATLRTQRERLGARRQEEEARLTGPLSAAWDRAPAEERPKLLAAFKEGLATRAYLLTVIDDLTGALGEGEDTRSHVAHHRH is encoded by the coding sequence ATGAGCTACTTCGAAGTGTTCGGGTTGCCGCGTCGGCTGGGCATCGACGTGGCGGAGCTGCAGCGGCAGTTCTACGAGCTGTCGCGGCGCTACCACCCCGACTTCCACGCGGGCGCCCCACCCGACGAGCAGGCTAGCGCGCTGGACGCGTCCGCGCGGCTGAACGCCGCCTACCGGACGCTGCGGGACCCCGTCGCGCGGATCGAGTACCTCGTCCGCCTGGAGGAGGGACGGGAGACGAAGGAAGGGGCGGCGGTCAAAGCCCAGGCGTCGCCCGCGCTGCTCGAGGAGATGTTCGAGATCCAGGAGGCCCTGGCCCAGGCCAAGGCCGGCGGGCTCGACGACGGTACGCGGGCGACACTCCGGACCCAGCGCGAGCGCCTGGGCGCCCGCCGGCAGGAGGAGGAGGCGCGGCTCACCGGCCCACTCAGCGCGGCGTGGGACCGCGCGCCGGCCGAGGAGCGGCCGAAGCTCCTGGCGGCGTTCAAGGAGGGGCTGGCCACACGCGCCTATCTGCTGACCGTCATCGACGACCTGACCGGGGCGCTCGGCGAGGGCGAGGATACCAGGAGCCATGTCGCGCATCATCGGCATTGA
- a CDS encoding iron-sulfur cluster assembly accessory protein has translation MALSLSEAAVQQVKELKRAQNLPDNVFLRMGVKGGGCSGMSYSLEFDTEMGPHDRELEIDGIKVVCDKKSYLYLTGTMLDYVQQGLTGGFTFVNPNAKSTCGCGTSFSA, from the coding sequence ATGGCGCTGTCACTGTCGGAGGCGGCCGTCCAGCAGGTGAAAGAGCTCAAGCGGGCCCAGAACCTGCCCGATAACGTCTTCCTGCGCATGGGGGTGAAGGGCGGGGGGTGCTCCGGGATGTCGTACTCCCTCGAGTTCGACACCGAGATGGGACCCCACGACCGGGAGCTCGAGATCGACGGCATCAAGGTCGTGTGCGACAAGAAGAGCTATCTCTACCTGACCGGCACGATGCTTGACTACGTTCAGCAAGGACTGACGGGCGGCTTCACGTTCGTCAATCCGAACGCGAAGTCGACCTGTGGCTGTGGGACGTCGTTCTCGGCATAG
- the iscU gene encoding Fe-S cluster assembly scaffold IscU: MAYSEKVVDHYNNPRNVGSFAKDIPGVGTGLVGAPECGDVMKLQIKVNLETGVIEDAKFKTFGCGSAIASSSLATEWLKGKTVDDAAKIKNTDIVNELKLPPVKIHCSVLAEDAIKAALADYRTRYVARAEAGVK, from the coding sequence ATGGCCTATAGCGAGAAGGTTGTCGATCATTACAACAACCCGCGCAATGTCGGGTCGTTCGCGAAGGACATCCCGGGCGTGGGGACGGGGCTCGTGGGCGCGCCGGAATGCGGCGACGTCATGAAGCTGCAGATCAAGGTCAACCTCGAGACGGGTGTCATCGAGGACGCGAAGTTCAAGACCTTCGGCTGCGGGAGTGCCATCGCTTCGTCGAGCCTGGCCACCGAGTGGCTCAAGGGCAAGACGGTGGACGACGCGGCCAAGATCAAGAACACCGACATCGTCAACGAGCTGAAACTGCCGCCGGTCAAGATCCATTGCTCGGTGCTGGCCGAGGACGCGATCAAGGCCGCGCTGGCGGACTACAGGACCCGGTACGTCGCGCGCGCCGAAGCGGGCGTGAAATAA
- a CDS encoding IscS subfamily cysteine desulfurase, protein MAVKFPIFLDAQSTTPCDPRVVEAMLPYFTEKFGHPASRNHPFGWEAEAACDAARAKIAKLVGARDPKEVIFTSGGTESINLALKGVAEMYREKGNHIVTTVIEQRAGLDTCKRLERQRFEVSYVPVQASGLVDVDDIRKALTDKTILISVMFANNEIGTIQDIAAIGRLAKEKGIIFHTDATQAAGKTPINVEAMGIDLLSCTAHLMYGPKGVGALYVRRKAPRVRLAAMIDGGGHERGMRSGTLPVPLIVGFGRAAEICAEVMPEERARLAKLRDKLQDMILSNVDEAYLNGDPERRLSQNLNISFAYVEGESVLMGLNKETALSSGSACTSATLEPSYVIAALGASAELAHSSIRFSLHRFNTEEEIDFVGRRTIEVVKRLRDMSPLYELAKEGVDIKSIQWKAE, encoded by the coding sequence ATGGCTGTGAAGTTCCCGATCTTCTTGGACGCGCAGTCGACCACGCCGTGCGACCCGCGGGTCGTCGAGGCCATGCTGCCGTACTTCACGGAGAAGTTCGGGCATCCGGCGAGCCGCAACCATCCCTTCGGCTGGGAAGCGGAGGCCGCCTGCGACGCGGCCCGGGCGAAGATCGCCAAGCTGGTTGGCGCCCGGGATCCCAAGGAGGTCATCTTCACCTCTGGCGGCACGGAGTCGATCAACCTGGCGCTCAAGGGCGTCGCCGAGATGTACCGGGAGAAGGGCAACCACATCGTCACCACGGTGATCGAGCAACGGGCCGGCCTCGACACCTGCAAGCGGCTCGAGCGGCAGCGGTTCGAGGTGTCCTACGTGCCGGTGCAGGCCAGCGGGCTCGTCGACGTGGACGACATCCGGAAGGCGCTGACGGACAAGACGATCCTCATTTCGGTCATGTTCGCCAACAACGAGATCGGGACTATCCAGGACATCGCCGCGATCGGCCGGCTGGCCAAGGAAAAGGGCATCATCTTCCACACCGACGCCACCCAGGCGGCCGGCAAGACGCCGATCAATGTCGAGGCGATGGGCATCGATCTCCTGTCGTGCACCGCGCATCTCATGTACGGGCCCAAGGGCGTGGGCGCTCTCTACGTGCGGCGCAAGGCGCCCCGGGTGCGCCTCGCGGCCATGATCGACGGCGGTGGCCACGAGCGCGGCATGCGGTCGGGAACGCTGCCGGTGCCGCTGATCGTCGGGTTCGGCCGGGCGGCCGAGATCTGCGCGGAGGTCATGCCGGAGGAACGCGCGCGGCTGGCCAAGCTGCGGGACAAACTGCAAGACATGATCCTCTCCAACGTCGACGAGGCCTATCTCAACGGAGACCCCGAGCGTCGGCTGTCCCAGAACCTGAACATCTCGTTCGCCTACGTGGAGGGCGAGTCGGTGCTGATGGGGCTCAACAAGGAGACGGCGCTGTCATCCGGCTCGGCCTGCACGTCGGCGACGCTGGAGCCGTCCTACGTGATTGCCGCGCTGGGGGCCAGCGCGGAGCTGGCCCACTCGTCCATCCGGTTCAGCCTGCACCGGTTCAACACCGAGGAGGAGATCGACTTCGTGGGCCGGCGGACGATCGAGGTCGTCAAGCGGCTGCGGGACATGTCGCCGCTCTACGAGCTGGCGAAAGAGGGCGTGGACATCAAGTCCATCCAGTGGAAGGCTGAGTGA
- a CDS encoding Rrf2 family transcriptional regulator, with translation MLRFTKRADYGLMAIHYIVANSQLGAVSAKRIAEEFGIPPELLAKILQRLAKQRLIVSQNGPKGGYVLARRPTAITVGQVIRALEGPISIVSCLEDSDCPQIERCNLRRPVQKIQAAISQMLDTMSLAELVGEDVPELLAIKR, from the coding sequence ATGCTGCGGTTCACCAAGCGGGCCGACTACGGCCTAATGGCGATTCACTACATCGTCGCCAACTCCCAGCTCGGCGCCGTAAGCGCGAAGCGGATCGCGGAGGAGTTCGGGATTCCGCCGGAGCTCCTGGCCAAGATCCTCCAGCGGCTCGCCAAGCAGCGGCTGATCGTGAGCCAGAACGGGCCCAAGGGTGGTTACGTGCTGGCTCGCCGGCCCACCGCGATCACGGTCGGCCAGGTCATTCGGGCCCTGGAGGGGCCCATCAGCATCGTGAGCTGCCTGGAGGACAGTGACTGCCCCCAGATCGAGCGCTGCAACCTGCGGCGCCCGGTGCAGAAGATCCAGGCGGCGATCAGTCAGATGCTGGACACGATGAGCCTCGCCGAGCTGGTCGGCGAGGACGTACCCGAGTTGCTGGCCATCAAGCGTTGA
- a CDS encoding galactose-1-phosphate uridylyltransferase, with product MEELRKDPTRGRWVLVRPRAKPGPEGACPYCPGAESATTEIAAYRNDGSTPNGMGWTVRVVPASDPYFRIEHELIREGVGMFDMITPRGAGELIVESPRHDDTLVSMDPGQIEAVLWMYRDRLLDLKKDGQIRDILISRHHKKPGVSPHHPYSRITAIPIVFDETRRELREAREYYQYKRRCLYCDMLRQEIAAEERVVKLTSAFMVLIPYAALAPLETWILPRQHGCSYEEGLTPETAPDLARLLSQYFRTLAKSFGDPGYELVLHNAPNLRSRILQGEWATIRDDYHWHFEVIVHPERANRVGGIFVNERPPEATAAELREAWEGP from the coding sequence GTGGAGGAGTTGAGGAAGGACCCGACCCGCGGGCGGTGGGTGCTGGTCCGGCCCCGGGCCAAACCGGGGCCGGAAGGCGCCTGTCCCTACTGTCCGGGCGCGGAGAGCGCGACGACGGAGATCGCCGCCTACCGCAACGACGGCTCCACGCCGAACGGCATGGGGTGGACGGTGCGCGTGGTGCCCGCCAGCGACCCCTACTTCCGGATCGAGCACGAGCTGATCCGCGAGGGCGTGGGCATGTTCGACATGATCACCCCCCGGGGCGCCGGCGAGCTGATCGTGGAGTCGCCGCGGCACGACGACACGCTGGTGTCGATGGATCCCGGCCAGATCGAGGCCGTACTCTGGATGTATCGGGACCGGCTGCTCGACCTCAAGAAGGACGGCCAGATCCGCGACATCCTCATTTCCCGTCACCACAAGAAGCCCGGTGTCAGCCCGCATCACCCGTACTCGCGCATCACCGCCATCCCCATCGTCTTCGACGAAACGCGCCGCGAGCTCAGGGAGGCCCGCGAGTACTACCAGTACAAGCGGCGCTGCCTCTACTGCGACATGCTGCGCCAGGAGATCGCCGCCGAAGAGCGCGTCGTGAAGCTCACCTCCGCCTTCATGGTGCTGATCCCCTACGCGGCCCTGGCCCCGCTCGAAACGTGGATCCTGCCGCGCCAGCATGGCTGCTCGTACGAGGAGGGGCTCACGCCCGAGACGGCCCCGGACCTCGCCCGGCTCCTGTCCCAGTATTTCCGGACGCTCGCCAAGAGCTTCGGCGATCCAGGCTACGAACTGGTCCTCCACAACGCGCCGAACCTCCGCTCGCGCATCCTCCAGGGGGAGTGGGCGACGATCCGGGACGACTACCACTGGCACTTCGAGGTCATCGTCCACCCGGAGCGGGCTAACCGGGTGGGGGGAATCTTCGTGAACGAAAGGCCCCCTGAGGCGACCGCCGCCGAGCTCCGCGAGGCGTGGGAGGGCCCCTAG
- a CDS encoding tetratricopeptide repeat protein gives MGSTVLAVVFTLALAAPATGAVKPRVVLIAPFDATTLGADGEWIGSGVAEALSLGLAQHPAFIQIDRARLRQLGEPEAWGEAVVLQAGRSLRADAALFGTITLKGTDLTIQPRLLEVRAGGGEAIMLEPLNLPQGELLARLPVLVVAYARTMKMPLTDAEVARIEKAARLTRSLRAFELYARSQQAARRGGQEGNESAADLLSRAIEADPNFVVAQYALGTVHQALGNRWKAAAQFRAATQLDPSYPEPYKALGDLLLAAPRRLFDQAVEAYTKAIERRPFYADAHVGLGDALAAKGDIDGAIAAYQKALAFNAVNSRVHVSLGKIYYGEKGLYYEAVNAYKRAIDLDSRSVEARMGLGEVYEDKGLYKEAIEEYRRVIEAEPTHAEALYNLALVYEKVDPREAIVQWERYIALASQLPAAKDWVDVARQHLRKLKSQIKD, from the coding sequence GTGGGGTCGACCGTCCTCGCGGTGGTTTTCACGCTGGCGCTGGCGGCACCGGCCACCGGCGCCGTCAAGCCGCGCGTCGTCCTCATCGCGCCCTTCGACGCGACGACGCTGGGTGCGGACGGGGAGTGGATCGGCTCCGGCGTCGCCGAAGCGCTCTCCCTGGGGCTGGCGCAGCATCCGGCGTTCATTCAGATCGATCGGGCGCGGCTGCGTCAGCTCGGCGAGCCCGAGGCGTGGGGCGAGGCGGTGGTGCTCCAGGCGGGACGCTCATTGCGGGCGGACGCCGCGCTCTTCGGGACGATCACCCTCAAGGGAACGGACCTGACGATCCAGCCCCGGCTGCTCGAGGTCAGAGCGGGCGGCGGGGAAGCGATTATGCTGGAGCCGCTGAACCTCCCCCAGGGCGAGCTGCTGGCGCGCCTGCCGGTACTCGTCGTCGCTTACGCCCGCACCATGAAGATGCCGCTCACCGACGCCGAGGTCGCCCGCATCGAGAAGGCGGCGCGGCTCACGCGCTCGCTGCGCGCGTTCGAGCTCTACGCCCGCAGCCAGCAGGCGGCGCGGCGCGGCGGGCAGGAAGGCAACGAGAGCGCCGCCGATCTGCTGTCCCGGGCGATCGAAGCGGATCCGAACTTCGTCGTCGCCCAGTACGCGCTGGGAACGGTCCACCAGGCGCTCGGCAACCGGTGGAAGGCCGCCGCGCAGTTCCGGGCCGCCACGCAGCTCGATCCCTCCTACCCCGAACCCTACAAGGCGCTCGGCGACCTGCTGCTGGCGGCGCCGCGGCGGCTGTTCGACCAGGCGGTGGAGGCCTACACCAAGGCGATCGAGCGGCGGCCGTTCTACGCCGACGCCCACGTCGGGCTGGGCGACGCATTGGCTGCCAAGGGTGACATCGACGGCGCCATCGCCGCCTATCAGAAGGCGCTGGCGTTCAACGCGGTGAACTCACGGGTCCATGTGAGCCTCGGCAAGATCTACTACGGCGAGAAAGGGCTCTATTATGAGGCGGTGAACGCCTACAAGCGAGCCATCGACCTCGACTCGCGCTCGGTGGAGGCACGCATGGGCCTGGGCGAGGTCTACGAGGACAAGGGACTCTACAAGGAGGCGATCGAGGAATACCGACGGGTCATCGAGGCCGAGCCGACGCACGCCGAAGCGCTCTACAACCTGGCGCTGGTGTACGAGAAGGTCGACCCGCGCGAGGCGATCGTGCAGTGGGAGCGCTACATCGCGTTGGCGTCGCAGCTGCCGGCGGCGAAGGACTGGGTGGACGTCGCCCGCCAGCACCTGCGCAAGCTCAAGAGCCAGATCAAGGACTAG